In one Drosophila albomicans strain 15112-1751.03 chromosome X, ASM965048v2, whole genome shotgun sequence genomic region, the following are encoded:
- the LOC117578192 gene encoding succinate dehydrogenase [ubiquinone] iron-sulfur subunit yields MFRLGSIVRCIDALSVRRLMARSYGSALAAVLPNRSMPLEQKQSSKLDEDKLSSEKIIGRSYSEALELKMASAKEDAQEIVDEFTAEAKDKGKKAVEKGKAGKSAGGDGAKEPPKSPPAKPKAKEERFKSFEIYRWKPGDEPSMQTYRIDLNDCGAMVLDALIKIKNEMDATLTFRRSCREGICGSCAMNIDGINTLSCITAIDTNVGKPCRIYPLPHLYVKRDLVPDLSQFYDQYRSIQPWLQRKNLDREIGKAQYLQALEDRDKLDGLYECILCACCQTSCPSYWWNSEKYLGPAVLMQAFRWIIDSRDEASEHRLCQLIDPYKLYRCHTILNCTNTCPKNLNPAKAIISLKQMLAGMKKKPPPKMQTDQMFPTSG; encoded by the coding sequence ATGTTTCGACTCGGGTCCATTGTGCGCTGCATCGATGCGCTGTCGGTGCGTCGTTTGATGGCCAGGAGCTACGGCTCCGCATTGGCTGCCGTATTGCCGAATCGTTCGATGCCGCTGGAGCAGAAACAATCGTCAAAGCTAGATGAGGACAAACTGTCGAGTGAGAAGATTATTGGACGCAGCTACAGCGAAGCGTTGGAGCTGAAGATGGCGAGTGCCAAGGAAGATGCTCAGGAAATAGTTGATGAGTTCACCGCTGAAGCCAAGGATAAGGGCAAGAAGGCGGTGGAAAAGGGGAAGGCAGGCAAGTCTGCGGGTGGCGATGGTGCCAAGGAGCCGCCAAAATCACCACCGGCCAAGCCAAAGGCTAAGGAGGAACGCTTCAAGTCCTTCGAGATCTATCGCTGGAAGCCAGGCGATGAGCCCTCGATGCAAACCTATCGCATCGATCTCAATGATTGCGGTGCCATGGTGCTTGATGCCCTCATTAAGATCAAGAATGAAATGGACGCCACGCTGACCTTTCGTCGATCGTGCCGCGAGGGCATCTGCGGCTCGTGTGCGATGAATATCGATGGCATCAATACGTTGTCGTGCATCACGGCCATCGATACGAATGTGGGTAAGCCATGTCGCATTTATCCACTGCCACATCTGTATGTGAAACGTGATCTGGTGCCGGATTTGTCGCAATTCTACGATCAATATCGGTCGATTCAACCGTGGCTGCAGCGCAAGAATCTCGATCGCGAGATCGGCAAGGCGCAATATTTGCAGGCTCTCGAGGATCGCGATAAGCTCGATGGTCTCTACGAGTGCATTCTGTGCGCCTGCTGCCAGACCTCGTGTCCATCCTACTGGTGGAACAGCGAAAAGTATCTGGGACCCGCCGTCCTCATGCAGGCCTTCCGCTGGATCATCGATTCACGTGACGAGGCCTCCGAGCATCGGTTGTGCCAGCTAATCGATCCCTATAAGCTATATCGCTGCCACACCATACTCAATTGCACCAATACGTGCCCGAAGAATCTCAATCCGGCCAAGGCTATCATCTCGCTGAAGCAGATGCTGGCTGGCATGAAGAAGAAGCCGCCACCGAAAATGCAGACTGATCAAATGTTCCCGACGTCGGGTTAA